The proteins below come from a single Biomphalaria glabrata chromosome 10, xgBioGlab47.1, whole genome shotgun sequence genomic window:
- the LOC129928565 gene encoding probable serine/threonine-protein kinase MARK-A: MAANMSSLIDDILEKDIFEELNVSEVAVLGVGAYGKVVLAVSKDDPKEKLALKMFSLSEDAADEDARKVDEETKRMFCKEVQVMKGLHHCSIMPLLYSVQAPDCLALVMPACERGAVADAITTLLPSQQLKYIRQLCQAIHYLHEKNTVHLDIKANNILIDDDDNILLSDFGFSRVLPNKHVEIFVELGTEYYRAPETYSDERVNPFKVDMYAFGMTCWTIVMKTRPSKVDFLDIIRTSLGVPYIYRRMVTFLLQADPDHRPSAAQVLEIVSKL, from the exons ATGGCTGCCAACATGAGTTCTTTGATTGACGATATTCTTGAGAAAGACATCTTTGAAGAATTGAATGTCTCCGAAGTAGCAGTGCTGGGAGTTGGCGCCTATGGAAAAGTCGTTCTAGCCGTCTCGAAAGACGACCCGAAAGAAAAGCtggcactcaaaatgttttctttaagtgAAGATGCAGCGGATGAAGACGCCAGAAAGGTGGATGAGGAAACAAAGAGAATGTTCTGTAAGGAGGTCCAGGTCATGAAAGGTCTCCACCACTGCAGCATCATGCCTCTTCTCTATTCGGTACAAGCACCAGATTGTTTGGCACTGGTGATGCCAGCGTGCGAGCGTGGTGCAGTTGCAGATGCCATTACAACTCTACTCCCAAGTCAGCAGTTGAAATATATAAGACAG CTGTGTCAGGCCATACACTACCTCCATGAGAAAAACACGGTCCATCTTGATATCAAAGCAAACAACATCCTGATTGACGACGACGACAACATTCTTCTCTCAGACTTTGGCTTCTCTCGAGTTCTTCCAAACAAGCATGTGGAAATCTTTGTAGAGCTCGGAACCGAGTATTACAGAGCCCCAGAAACATACTCTGATGAAAGAGTCAATCCTTTCAAG GTTGACATGTACGCCTTTGGAATGACCTGTTGGACTATAGTGATGAAAACAAGACCTTCAAAAGTGGACTTTCTGGACATCATAAGAACCAGCTTGGGCGTGCCTTACATATACAG AAGGATGGTGACTTTCCTCCTGCAAGCTGACCCAGACCACAGGCCTTCCGCTGCTCAGGTCCTTGAAATAGTCTCTAAACTATAA